One Oryza glaberrima chromosome 10, OglaRS2, whole genome shotgun sequence DNA segment encodes these proteins:
- the LOC127786090 gene encoding transcription factor GHD7-like: MSAASGAACGVCGGGVGECGCLLHQRRGGGGGGGGGGVRCGIAADLNRGFPAIFQGVGVEETAVEGDGGAQPAAGLQEFQFFGHDDHDSVAWLFNDPAPPGGTDHQLHRQTAPMAVGNGAAAAQQRQAFDAYAQYQPGHGLTFDVPLTRGEAAAAVLEASLGLGGAGAGGGNPATSSSTIMSFCGSTFTDAASSIPKDHAAAAAVVANGGLSGGGGDPAMDREAKVMRYKEKRKRRRYEKQIRYASRKAYAEMRPRVKGRFAKVPDGELDGATPPPPSSAAAGGYEPGRLDLGWFRS, from the exons atgtcggcggcgtcgggcgccgCGTGCGGGGTGTGTgggggaggggtgggggagTGCGGGTGCCTGCTGCATCAGCGGCgtgggggaggcggtggtggtggaggtggaggggtgaGGTGCGGGATCGCGGCGGACCTGAACCGGGGGTTTCCGGCGATCTTtcagggggtgggggtggaggagacggcggtggAAGGGGATGGAGGAGCCCAGCCGGCGGCCGGGCTGCAGGAGTTCCAGTTCTTCGGCCACGACGACCACGACAGCGTCGCGTGGCTCTTCAACGACCCGGCGCCGCCCGGCGGGACGGACCACCAGCTTCACCGCCAAACCGCGCCCATGGCGGTCggcaacggcgcggcggcggcgcagcagcggcaggCGTTCGACGCGTACGCGCAGTACCAGCCGGGGCACGGGCTCACGTTCGACGTGCCGCTCACCCgaggcgaggccgccgccgcggtgctcgAGGCcagcctcggcctcggcggcgccggcgccggcggcgggaaccCGGCGACGTCGAGCAGCACAATC ATGTCCTTCTGTGGGAGCACGTTCACTGACGCCGCGAGCTCCATCCCGAAAGatcacgcggcggcggcggcggtcgttgCCAACGGCGgcctgagcggcggcggcggcgacccggcgaTGGACCGGGAGGCGAAGGTGATGCGGTACAAGGAGAAGAGGAAGCGGAGGCGATACGAGAAGCAGATCCGGTACGCCTCGCGCAAGGCCTACGCCGAGATGCGGCCGCGCGTGAAGGGCCGCTTCGCCAAGGTGCCCGACGGCGAGCTGGACGgcgcgacaccgccgccgccgtcctccgccgccgccggcggctacgAGCCCGGCCGGCTCGACCTCGGATGGTTCCGTTCGtag
- the LOC127753465 gene encoding probable glycerol-3-phosphate acyltransferase 2 yields MVTIKRDLEFAKSGVATTTSMATMRNRFATRMLNLHRLVKSNLVAGLLRRRGHRPLDAPPPRIRVLIDGNEATVVDVDRLLLKPSSPSSATALFPPFFLLAVEAGGFVRGLVLLALYPALRLLTAEGARLKAMAMVCFLGLRRGEAARAGRAVLPRYFFREAADVEALMEAAASARKEVITVVAAASRLFPTVMVETFLKEYVGFDAVVGREVSFAGVMDDDDGDNMERFRDVVNKIPRNGAGPRPLIFHDGRLAFTPTPAAALAMYVYLPLAVALSVLRIAIFTLLPRGVSGAAAALAGVRLRVAGAPRPPAAGDAAGGRLYACNHRTLLDAVAVSGALGRPVSSVTYSLGRLSELLSPIPLLPLTREREEDRRRMASLLSRGDVVVCPEGTTCREPYLLRFSPLFAELADEVNPVAVRAAAGMFYGTSTSPSAKCFDSVFFLMNPSPEYGVHFLEPVATAGAGAGSSIEVANRVQRVIAGALGYEATTLTRKAKYLLLAGNEGGVATNRSNNK; encoded by the coding sequence ATGGTTACAATTAAACGTGACCTCGAATTCGCTAAATCGGGTgtcgcgacgacgacgtccatGGCGACGATGAGGAATCGGTTCGCCACTCGAATGCTCAACCTCCACCGACTCGTCAAGTCcaatctcgtcgccggcctcctccgccgccgcggccaccgcccgcttgacgcgccgccgccgcggatacGCGTGCTCATCGATGGCAACGAGGCTACGGTGGTCGACGTCGACCGGCTGCTGCTCAAgccgtcctcgccgtcctccgccaccgcgctgTTCCCGCcattcttcctcctcgccgtcgaggCCGGCGGGTTCGTCAGGGGCCTCGTGCTGCTCGCGCTCTACCCGGCGCTGCGCCTCCTGACGGCGGAGGGGGCCCGGTTGAAGGCCATGGCCATGGTCTGCTTCCTTGGgctgcgccgcggcgaggcggccaggGCCGGCAGGGCTGTGCTCCCCAGGTATTTCTtccgggaggcggcggacgtCGAGGCGctgatggaggcggcggcttctGCGCGCAAGGAGGTGAtcacggtggtggcggcggcgagcaggttGTTCCCGACGGTGATGGTGGAGACGTTCTTGAAGGAGTACGTGGGGTTCGACGCGGTGGTCGGGAGGGAGGTCAGCTTCGCCGGCgtcatggacgacgacgacggcgacaacaTGGAGAGGTTTAGGGATGTGGTGAACAAGATACCGAGGAATGGAGCAGGGCCGCGGCCATTGATCTTCCACGATGGCCGGCTCGCGTTCACGCcgacgcccgcggcggcgctcgccatGTACGTGTACCTCCCGTTGGCCGTCGCCCTCTCCGTCCTCCGCATCGCCATCTTCACCCTGCTCCCACGGGGCGtgtcgggcgccgccgccgcgctcgccggcgtgaggctgcgcgtcgccggcgcgccTAGGCCTCCAGCGgcgggcgacgccgccggcggccggctctACGCCTGCAACCACCGCACGCTGCTCGACGCGGTCGCCGTGTCGGGCGCGCTCGGGAGGCCCGTGTCCTCCGTGACCTACAGCCTGGGTCGCCTGTCGGAGCTGCTCTCGCCGATCCCGCTGCTGCCGCTGACGCGCGAGCGCGAGGAGGACCGGCGCCGCATGGCGTCGCTGCTGTCGCGCGGCGACGTCGTGGTGTGCCCCGAGGGGACGACGTGCCGGGAGCCGTACCTGCTCCGGTTCAGCCCGCTgttcgccgagctcgccgacgaggTGAACCCCGTggccgtgcgcgccgccgcggggatGTTCTACGGcacgtcgacgtcgccgtccgccAAGTGCTTCGACTCGGTGTTCTTCCTGATGAACCCGTCGCCGGAGTACGGCGTGCACTTCTTGGAGCCGGTGGccacggccggcgccggcgccggcagcagcATCGAGGTGGCGAACCGGGTGCAGCGGGTGATCGCCGGCGCGCTCGGGTACGAGGCGACGACACTGACGAGGAAGGCCAAGTACTTGCTGCTTGCCGGCAACGAAGGTGGCGTGGCAACCAACAGAAGCAACAACAAGTGA
- the LOC127752879 gene encoding VAN3-binding protein-like isoform X2 → MAVERAWKPREIADTFGIEMDEEEAAAAAIPPPQTPLEPMEYLSRSWSVSASEISKILFNGSKKSFAAKRLPEMTIPENSVVAASIVPSHLQHIDTRRNSISSHHLPIGRWFQHKEASRVKQSSKEKLRAEKAHVHAMVSVARVAAAVAAVTAATTSSDIQTSKMAAAMVSATELLASHCVEIAQHAGARHEQVACAIQSAVGVRSSGDLMTLTAAAATALRGAATMKQRVQREMRSNASVLPYEKGHSWSPDIWCKEGELLKRTRKDLHKTRVSIYINKRSQVILKLKSKHIGGALSKKNKSVVFGVYNELPTWVEAGKHFTEERCCFGLSTAQGLVEFECENSTSKQRWVDDVKNLLRQVAAEEQVENKLGSVKLS, encoded by the exons ATGGCCGTGGAGAGAGCTTGGAAGCCAAGGGAAATTGCTGACACTTTTGGCATTGAGATGGATGAAGAggaggctgcggctgcggcgatACCGCCTCCGCAGACGCCATTGGAGCCCATGGAGTACCTGTCGAGGTCATGGAGCGTGTCAGCGTCAGAGATATCCAAGATCCTTTTCAACGGGAGCAAGAAGAGCTTTGCCGCCAAGCGTCTGCCGGAGATGACCATACCGGAAAACTCTGTGGTAGCTGCGTCCATTGTTCCCAGCCATCTGCAACAT ATAGACACAAGAAGGAATTCAATCAGCAGCCACCACCTGCCAATTGGGAGGTGGTTCCAACACAAGGAGGCAAGCCGGGTCAAGCAGAGCAGCAAAGAGAAGCTGCGAGCCGAGAAGGCCCATGTACACGCCATGGTGTCGGTGGCCCGGGTCGCAGCTGCCGTTGCTGCGGTTACCGCGGCCACCACGAGCTCAGATATCCAGACCTCCAAGATGGCCGCGGCCATGGTGTCGGCCACCGAGCTATTGGCTTCGCACTGCGTGGAGATCGCGCAGCACGCGGGGGCACGCCATGAGCAGGTGGCCTGTGCCATCCAGTCTGCAGTTGGTGTTAGAAGCTCTGGTGATCTGATGACactcacagcagcagcagctactg CTCTTCGAGGAGCCGCAACAATGAAGCAGAGAGTGCAGCGAGAGATGAGAAGCAATGCGAGTGTTCTTCCGTATGAGAAGGGTCACTCATGGAGTCCTGACATCTGGTGCAAGGAGGGGGAGTTACTGAAACGCACAAGAAAAG ATTTACACAAGACACGAGTATCTATATACATCAACAAGAGGTCACAG GTCATATTGAAGTTGAAGAGTAAACACATAGGAGGAGCACTATCAAAGAAGAACAAGA GTGTGGTTTTTGGTGTGTACAACGAGCTTCCCACATGGGTTGAGGCAGGGAAACATTTCACAGAGGAGAGATGCTGCTTTGGCCTGAGCACGGCACAAGGTCTAGTAGAGTTTGAGTGTGAGAACAGCACAAGTAAACAGAGGTGGGTCGATGATGTGAAGAATCTGCTTCGGCAGGTCGCTGCAGAAGAGCAAGTGGAAAATAAGTTGGGATCAGTGAAGCTCAGTTGA
- the LOC127752880 gene encoding uncharacterized protein LOC127752880, with product MLRNILCQSWRRGAYALQEGNHPGALHACWSRFHSGQMLSSSRSFFGVEDFMDEDNSKPYTYKKEKRSKNPHKHISFKQRTIAYMEPFTLDVFISKRFVSASLTHRTTCRQVAVAGTNSKDIKAALKSRSDIPACLAVGRFLAERAKEADVYTCTYTPRERDKFEGKIRAVVQSLIDNGINVKVYLD from the exons ATGCTGAGGAACATCCTGTGCCAGTCGTGGAGGAGAGGGGCTTATGCTCTTCAAGAAGGCAACCATCCTGGGGCACTTCATGCTTGTTGGAGTAGATTTCACAGCGGGCAG aTGTTAAGCTCTTCCAGGAGCTTCTTTGGTGTGGAGGACTTTATGGACGAAGACAACAGCAAACCATACACATACAAGAAGGAGAAGAGATCAAAGAACCCGCACAAGCACATCTCCTTCAAGCAGCGCACCATCGCCTACATGGAGCCCTTCACGCTCGACGTCTTCATCTCCAAGCGCTTCGTCTCGGCGTCCCTCACCCACCGCACGACGTGCAGGCAGGTCGCGGTGGCCGGGACCAACTCCAAGGACATCAAGGCGGCCCTCAAGTCGAGGTCGGACATTCCGGCCTGCCTTGCCGTGGGTCGCTTCCTGGCAGAGAGGGCCAAGGAGGCTGACGTCTACACCTGCACTTACACGCCGAGGGAGCGGGACAAGTTTGAGGGGAAGATAAGGGCGGTGGTTCAGTCCCTGATTGACAATGGGATCAATGTGAAAGTTTACCTGGATTGA
- the LOC127786211 gene encoding cell number regulator 6-like — protein MAAAAEEAGLGHPSRYVQLTRDQDAPADEDIRPGELNLPAHFPQLEQRRCCECGQQLPESYEAPADEPWTTGICGCAEDTESCWTGSFFPCVLFGHNVEALREDIPWTTPCTCHAVCVEGGIALAILTVIFPGIDPSTSILIGEGLVFSWWLFATYTGIFRQQLQRKYHLKDSPCDPCLVHCCLHWCANCQEHRERKGRLADNNANRNTIVNPPPMQEMSVVGNHPSITPENGAA, from the exons atggcggcggcggcggaggaggccggcctcGGCCACCCGTCGAGGTACGTGCAGCTGACGAGGGACCAGGACGCGCCCGCCGACGAGGACATCCGCCCCGGCGAGCTCAACCTGCCGGCCCACTTCCCGCAG CTGGAGCAGAGGAGGTGCTGCGAGTGCGGGCAGCAGCTGCCGGAGAGCTACGAGGCGCCGGCGGACGAGCCGTGGACCACCGGCATCTGCGGATGCGCCGAGGACACCGAGAGCT GCTGGACTGGATCATTCTTCCCTTGTGTGCTGTTTGGACATAATGTTGAGGCCCTAAGAGAAGATATCCCATGGACTACACCTTGCACTTGCCATGCTGTTTGTGTTGAAGGTGGCATTGCATTAGCAATCCTAACAGTGATATTTCCTGGTATTGATCCAAGCACATCAATCTTGATTGGTGAAGGACTGGTGTTTAGTTGGTGGTTATTTGCTACCTATACTGGAATTTTTCGTCAACAACTCCAGAGAAAATATCATCTCAAG GATTCACCGTGTGATCCTTGCCTGGTCCATTGCTGCCTGCACTGGTGCGCGAACTGTCAGGAGCATCGAGAAAGGAAGGGCCGTCTGGCAGATAACAACGCTAATCGGAACACCATCGTCAACCCCCCACCGATGCAAGAAATGAGCGTGGTCGGGAATCATCCCAGCATTACACCAGAGAATGGAGCAGCATGA
- the LOC127752879 gene encoding VAN3-binding protein-like isoform X1: MAVERAWKPREIADTFGIEMDEEEAAAAAIPPPQTPLEPMEYLSRSWSVSASEISKILFNGSKKSFAAKRLPEMTIPENSVVAASIVPSHLQHIDTRRNSISSHHLPIGRWFQHKEASRVKQSSKEKLRAEKAHVHAMVSVARVAAAVAAVTAATTSSDIQTSKMAAAMVSATELLASHCVEIAQHAGARHEQVACAIQSAVGVRSSGDLMTLTAAAATALRGAATMKQRVQREMRSNASVLPYEKGHSWSPDIWCKEGELLKRTRKGDLHKTRVSIYINKRSQVILKLKSKHIGGALSKKNKSVVFGVYNELPTWVEAGKHFTEERCCFGLSTAQGLVEFECENSTSKQRWVDDVKNLLRQVAAEEQVENKLGSVKLS, translated from the exons ATGGCCGTGGAGAGAGCTTGGAAGCCAAGGGAAATTGCTGACACTTTTGGCATTGAGATGGATGAAGAggaggctgcggctgcggcgatACCGCCTCCGCAGACGCCATTGGAGCCCATGGAGTACCTGTCGAGGTCATGGAGCGTGTCAGCGTCAGAGATATCCAAGATCCTTTTCAACGGGAGCAAGAAGAGCTTTGCCGCCAAGCGTCTGCCGGAGATGACCATACCGGAAAACTCTGTGGTAGCTGCGTCCATTGTTCCCAGCCATCTGCAACAT ATAGACACAAGAAGGAATTCAATCAGCAGCCACCACCTGCCAATTGGGAGGTGGTTCCAACACAAGGAGGCAAGCCGGGTCAAGCAGAGCAGCAAAGAGAAGCTGCGAGCCGAGAAGGCCCATGTACACGCCATGGTGTCGGTGGCCCGGGTCGCAGCTGCCGTTGCTGCGGTTACCGCGGCCACCACGAGCTCAGATATCCAGACCTCCAAGATGGCCGCGGCCATGGTGTCGGCCACCGAGCTATTGGCTTCGCACTGCGTGGAGATCGCGCAGCACGCGGGGGCACGCCATGAGCAGGTGGCCTGTGCCATCCAGTCTGCAGTTGGTGTTAGAAGCTCTGGTGATCTGATGACactcacagcagcagcagctactg CTCTTCGAGGAGCCGCAACAATGAAGCAGAGAGTGCAGCGAGAGATGAGAAGCAATGCGAGTGTTCTTCCGTATGAGAAGGGTCACTCATGGAGTCCTGACATCTGGTGCAAGGAGGGGGAGTTACTGAAACGCACAAGAAAAG GAGATTTACACAAGACACGAGTATCTATATACATCAACAAGAGGTCACAG GTCATATTGAAGTTGAAGAGTAAACACATAGGAGGAGCACTATCAAAGAAGAACAAGA GTGTGGTTTTTGGTGTGTACAACGAGCTTCCCACATGGGTTGAGGCAGGGAAACATTTCACAGAGGAGAGATGCTGCTTTGGCCTGAGCACGGCACAAGGTCTAGTAGAGTTTGAGTGTGAGAACAGCACAAGTAAACAGAGGTGGGTCGATGATGTGAAGAATCTGCTTCGGCAGGTCGCTGCAGAAGAGCAAGTGGAAAATAAGTTGGGATCAGTGAAGCTCAGTTGA